The sequence below is a genomic window from Bradyrhizobium septentrionale.
CATCAGTGATCGCGGCTCGGTTTGGCGTCGTCGATCGCCGCCTGATGGTACCAGCTCTCGCTGCAAGCCGAGGTCTCGACCTCGCTGGCAAGTCCGCGCACCACCAGCGCTTCGCCATAGCGGCGTCCGCCGAGAGCCGAGCGGCCCCCCGCCGGGAATTGATAGATCGTTGCCGATCCCTGGTTTTGGCCTTGGTTTTGGCCCGTCGTGATCATGTCAAAGTCTCCTTTGGCCGGAGCGAGCCTCCATGGTGCGCCCGACTCATTCGCGTGTCGTTACCGTGCTTTCGATATCGGCCCGGGCCCGGCGGGGCGCAAGTTGACTAAGAAATAGTCATCTACTGTCTAATTCGTGAGCAAATCCCGGTTTGCCTCCTGCGAGGCAGGAGGCAGCTGATTAACGCTTGGGCCATGGCGATGGTTGCGGGGCGCCCGGTGGTCGGACACGAACTGTCACACAGCGCTGCCGCTGCATTAATCGGCAGGCGGTGCCGTAGCCGAATTTGCTGCAGAAACGGGCGGCGAGGCGCTCGAAAAGAAGATTTTGGCTGACCGCGGCGCATGCCTGCCGCGCTGCTATGTCGCAGCTAAAAATGCGATGTCCGTTGTGGACATCCGCGAACAGGGTGGGTCCCGCAGTGCAGCGACTGGCATTTTAATTGCTTAGTAAGAGCCGGCCGATGGTGGCCGGGTACGCGTGCGGCGACCGACTGGCTTTCGGTGTCCTCACGGTTTTGCATCATCAACAGAGAGGTTCAATGACCAAGTACAAGCTCGAGTATATCTGGCTCGACGGATATACGCCGACGCCGAGCCTGCGCGGCAAGACGCAGATCAAGGAATTCGCGTCGTTCCCGACCCTCGAACAGCTTCCGCTGTGGGGCTTTGACGGTTCATCCACCCAGCAGGCTGAAGGCCACAGCTCTGACTGCGTGCTGAAGCCGGTCGCCTGCTATCCCGACGCTGCGCGCGAGAACGGCGTGCTGGTGATGTGCGAAGTCATGATGCCCGACGGCAAGACCCCGCACGTCTCCAACAAGCGCGCCACCATCCTGGACGACGAAGGCGCCTGGTTCGGCTTCGAGCAGGAATACTTCTTCTACAAGGACGGCCGTCCGCTCGGCTTCCCGACCGATGGCTATCCGGCGCCGCAGGGCCCGTACTACACCGGCGTCGGCTATTCGAACGTCGGCAGCGTTGCCCGCAAGATCGTGGAAGAGCATCTCAATCTCTGCCTCGCCGCCGGCATCAACCACGAAGGCATCAACGCCGAAGTGGCGAAGGGCCAGTGGGAATTCCAGATCTTCGGCAAGGGCTCCAAGACCGCCGCTGACCAGATGTGGATGGCCCGCTATCTGATGCTGCGTCTCACCGAGAGCTACGGCATCGATATCGAATTCCACTGCAAGCCGCTCGGCGACACCGACTGGAATGGCTCGGGCATGCACGCCAACTTCTCGACCAAGTACATGCGCGAAGTCGGCGGCAAGGAATATTTCGAGAGCCTGATGAAGGCCTTCGACAAGAACCTGATGGACCACATCGCCGTCTACGGCCCGGACAACGACAAACGTCTGACCGGCAAGCACGAGACCGCGCCGTGGAACAAGTTCAGCTACGGCGTGGCTGACCGTGGCGCTTCGATCCGCGTGCCCCACTCCTTCGTCAACAATGGCTACAAGGGCTATCTGGAAGACCGCCGCCCGAACTCCCAGGGCGACCCCTACCAGATCGCTTCGCAGATCCTGAAGACGATCTCCGAGGTTCCGACCGGCGCCAAGGCTGCAGCTTAATAAGGCTGCGGCTTAAGTGGCTGCGGCCTAAGCAGCGATCGGACCCGGATGGAGCCATCCGGTACCGCAATTGGGTCCGCCAGGGCGAGCGCCTTGGCGGACCTTTGCTTTTTAAGGACAGTATTTGCGGGCGGCTTGCCGCCGAAAGCGGTTTCGCCGCGTTTTGAACCGCGCTAGATAACGATTGCATTTTGGCTGCCGGGGACACGGCGCTTGTTTGAAGGATTTTACAAGGTCCGGTTCGAGCTGGGCGGCGCTGTCGGCCGCAGCGTGATGTATGTCGGTGACGGCAGGATGCTCGGCGGCAATTCGGCATTTGCCCATATCGGCACCTATGAGAAAGACGGCGACGAGGTCGCGGTCGAGATCCAGACCGTCCGCCACAACCCCGACCTGAACTACCGCGCGATGGCCGGCACCGACGACGCGACGCTGATCGCCAAAGGCTGGCCGGACGGTGAGCTCTACCGTTTCAAGGGCGAACTGAGGGAATTGCCCGGCGTGCCGTTCCAGTCGGTGATGACGCCGATCACCGACGACGAAGTCCCGATTGCCGGCGGGGTCGGCGAGGGCGGCATCATCAACGGGCTCTATTCGATCCACATCCAGTTGCTCGACGGGGTCGATGGCGGCCTGACCGGCGTGATGCTGCTGAACAACGGCCGCATCCTCGGCGGCGACGCGTTCTTCTACTATCTCGGCACCTACACCTCCGAGAAGGGCCGCTGGAAGGGCCAGATCCTCAATCAGGAACACACCTCGGCGATGGGCGAGCATCCGACCTTCGGCGGCCGCGAGGTCGGGATCGGTTTCGCCGGTACTTGCGACGCGGAAGGCGCGGTGCTCGAAGCGACCGCGCTTGCCGGCAAGCGCAGCCTCCGCCTCACGGCCGCGCTCAAGCTGATGCGGCGGGCATGAGCGGAATGGGCAATTCGGTTCGCGTGCTCTCGACATTGGCGCTGAAGGGCGCGGTCGCGCGGCTTGCCTCGGCCTATCAGGCGGCAAGCGGCGTTGCGATCGATGCCGATTTCGCGCCGACGCTGGCGCTGCTCGAGCGCCTGCGTGGCGGCGAGGCGGCTGATCTGGTGATTTTGACCAAGGAAGGCCTCGACGAGATGATCGGCGAAGGCCGCGTTGCGCGGGATAGCGCCGTCGATCTCGCGCGCTCCTATGTCGGCGTTGCGGTGAAGGCGAGCGCCGCGCATCCCGACATCACAACCGAAGCCGCGCTGCGTGCGGCGCTGCTCGGTGCACGGGCGGTGGCCTATTCGCGGCTCGGCGCCAGCGGCATCCTGTTCGCGCGGCTGATCGAGCGGCTCGGCATCGCCACTGACATCAACGCGCGTGCGGTGATCATTCCCGCAGGCTTCACCGCGGAAAAGCTCGTCAGTGGTGAGGCCGATCTTGCGATCCAGCAGATCAGCGAGTTGAAGCAGATCGATGGCATCGAGATCGTCGGGCCGATTCCCCTGAACCTGCAGACGCCGGCGGTGTTTTCCGCCGGCCGGATAGCCACCTCGCAACGCGCAGAGGCCGCCGATCATCTGCTGCGCTATCTGTCGTCCGCTGATGTCGCGCCGGTGTTGCGGGAGACCGGGCTCGAGCCTTGAATTTGCCCGCACCGCGACGCAACCTGCCGCCCATGTTCAAACTGTTCCATGCATTCGTTGTTGCCGTGGCACTCGCCGCGCCCGCGCTGGCCCACGCGCAATCGGCCGACCTCGTGCTGTGCGACCGGCTCGCCGCCGATCCCACCGATCCCGACAAGCCGGCCGACGTGAAGGGCGTGGGCGAGATCGCATCGGCGGATATCGCGACCGCGATCAAGTATTGCGCGGTGGCGGCAAGATCCTCGCGGCGCGCGATGTATGCGCTCGGCCGCGCCCATGCCGCCAACCGGCAGACGGCGGAAGCGATGGCCGCCTGGCGCAAAGCCGCCGACAAGGGCTCGACATCGGCAATGGTCGAGCTCGGCGTGCTCTACGGCAATGGCACCGGCGTTGCCAAGGACGAGGCGCAGGCGCGCAAATTGTTCGAGCGTGCGGCGCAGGCCGGTAACGCGCGCGGCGTCAGCAATCTTGCGGCACTCGGCGGCGGCACCGCATCCGACCCGGCACGCGCCCGCGAATTGCTCGCCAGATCTGCCGAGACCAATGCGGAGGCGCAGTACCAGCTCGGCATGATGCTCGCCGAGGGCAAGGGCGGTGCGCAGGACGACGCTGCCGCACGCGCGCTGTTCGAGAAGGCGGCGGCTCAGAACCATCCGGGCGCGCTGGAGCGGATGGGGGCGTTCGCGCAGGCCGGCCGCGGCGGTCCGAAAGATAGTGATGCAGCGAAGGCCTACTATGAGCGGGCGGCGGCGCTCGGCGACGAGGATGCCAAGAAGGCGCTGGAGCGCGCCCGCTGTCCCTATGTCATCAAGGACAAGCGCGGCAACGCCGTGACCAATCTCTGCTTCTAGTTCCGGTGGCCCCTGGAATAGAAGAAACTGGCCCTTTCTTGCCGGCACATTCTGATTCTACAGTCGGCGGGTATCAGTTTGCGCTTCGAAGGCAATGCTCTCACGCCAGGCATAGTGCAGCTTTGCGCAAACGTCGCAGACGCCGGGGTACCATTTGATGATTTCTCAGTTCTTCGAAGTCCAGATCAAGGACGGGCACATCAACCGCTATATGGACCTCGCGGCTTCGCTGAGGCCTGCGCTTGACGCCATGGGCGGCTGTCTCTTCATCGATCGTTTCCAGAGCCTGACCCGCAAGAACCTTCTGCTGTCCTATCAGATCTGGCAGGACGAAGGCGCCATGACCGCGTGGCGCGTGGATGCGGGGCATCATGCGGTGCAAAAGATCGGCCGCGAGGATGTCTTCTCCGACTACCGCATCCGGATCGCCCAGGTGATCCATGAAGCAAGGCCGGGCCGCCCGATCTGGCAGCCCGAGCGACGCACGCCATACAATGACCCCGCAAGACGTCCCCCGACCTATGTCATTGCGTCGGAGTCGACC
It includes:
- a CDS encoding DUF2735 domain-containing protein, whose protein sequence is MITTGQNQGQNQGSATIYQFPAGGRSALGGRRYGEALVVRGLASEVETSACSESWYHQAAIDDAKPSRDH
- a CDS encoding glutamine synthetase beta-grasp domain-containing protein — encoded protein: MTKYKLEYIWLDGYTPTPSLRGKTQIKEFASFPTLEQLPLWGFDGSSTQQAEGHSSDCVLKPVACYPDAARENGVLVMCEVMMPDGKTPHVSNKRATILDDEGAWFGFEQEYFFYKDGRPLGFPTDGYPAPQGPYYTGVGYSNVGSVARKIVEEHLNLCLAAGINHEGINAEVAKGQWEFQIFGKGSKTAADQMWMARYLMLRLTESYGIDIEFHCKPLGDTDWNGSGMHANFSTKYMREVGGKEYFESLMKAFDKNLMDHIAVYGPDNDKRLTGKHETAPWNKFSYGVADRGASIRVPHSFVNNGYKGYLEDRRPNSQGDPYQIASQILKTISEVPTGAKAAA
- a CDS encoding substrate-binding domain-containing protein; this encodes MGNSVRVLSTLALKGAVARLASAYQAASGVAIDADFAPTLALLERLRGGEAADLVILTKEGLDEMIGEGRVARDSAVDLARSYVGVAVKASAAHPDITTEAALRAALLGARAVAYSRLGASGILFARLIERLGIATDINARAVIIPAGFTAEKLVSGEADLAIQQISELKQIDGIEIVGPIPLNLQTPAVFSAGRIATSQRAEAADHLLRYLSSADVAPVLRETGLEP
- a CDS encoding tetratricopeptide repeat protein, which gives rise to MFKLFHAFVVAVALAAPALAHAQSADLVLCDRLAADPTDPDKPADVKGVGEIASADIATAIKYCAVAARSSRRAMYALGRAHAANRQTAEAMAAWRKAADKGSTSAMVELGVLYGNGTGVAKDEAQARKLFERAAQAGNARGVSNLAALGGGTASDPARARELLARSAETNAEAQYQLGMMLAEGKGGAQDDAAARALFEKAAAQNHPGALERMGAFAQAGRGGPKDSDAAKAYYERAAALGDEDAKKALERARCPYVIKDKRGNAVTNLCF
- a CDS encoding antibiotic biosynthesis monooxygenase family protein — translated: MISQFFEVQIKDGHINRYMDLAASLRPALDAMGGCLFIDRFQSLTRKNLLLSYQIWQDEGAMTAWRVDAGHHAVQKIGREDVFSDYRIRIAQVIHEARPGRPIWQPERRTPYNDPARRPPTYVIASESTNPDLPAATEWRRDSFQSMYRDGRFAHLVDLPDYQSGLDFGAQLFSDPRTEYFRIFEVMRDYGMYERAEAPQYYPPVQRP